tcttccattATTCTTGCGCCAGTGAAACAGTTGTTACAATGCATACCAAGACATTGGGAGTAGTTCTCGGCTCTGCCGCGTTGGCCAACGCCGTCAACCTTTTCGTCGCGGATTATGGTGGTAACCTCAGCACGCTGAAACTAACCGAAACACAAAACGGACACGATCTTGCTGTTTCTTCGGCATCACGCGGTTGCCAGCCTAGTCCATCTTGGTTGACACTGGATAAGAAGAACAATGTTCTTTACTGCTATGAGCGTGGTGGTCAGAATCCTACTGGTTCACTTAACTCATTCACCATTGGAAACAATGGTGCTTTGACAACTGTCTCAAGGGTCAAGGCACCCCGGGAGGGAGTGGCTGGCGAGATCATCACCGGTACCAATGGAAAGCGCGGATACTTTGGTGCATCTTAGTAAGTAGCATCGGAATTGTCAGTGCATAAAGTACTCACAAGTGGTAGCATTCCAGGCGTTGCGTCAGTTTTTGCCCTTGGTGAGCAGGGCGCTATCTCAGGAACCGAGCCACTTCAACAAGTTTCTTCGACTATCGAAAAGATAGGCCCAATCCCATCCCGACAAGAGGCAGCCCATCTTCACCACGTCATCATTGACCCTACTGGAAAGTATGTCATCACGCCTGATCTTGGTGGCGATGTTTGTCGCGTTTGGTCCTTCGACAAGGACAAGCTTGCTCCCATTGCTGAAGTAGGCTCTCTCAAAGCCCCCGCTGGATCTGGACCTCGCCATGGGTTCTTCAAGGTCACCAAGGCCGGTGAAacattcttcatcttcaacgGTGAACTTGACCAAAAGGTCTACTCTTACCGAGTCAAGTACACCCGTACAGGCCTTTCTTTCACAAAGGTCTTTGAGATCACATCGCTCAATGCCGCCTTCCCTCCTAACACGGCTCCCATCAGCGAGATTGCTATGAGTGTGAGTCATGTCCAGAACCAAAACATAACTACATACTGACTGTAATAGCCCGATGAACGATTTGTGGTAGTGTCGAACCGTGAAAAGTCCTTTGCCACTTCCATCGAAGCGCGCTCTGGTCCTTCAGACACCCTCACCACATTCTTGATCAAGGATAACGGTACTCTTGAGCCAGTGCAGGCAGCTCCATCTGGAGGTTGGCTCCCACGCCAATTCTCCTTCAACAAAGCTGGTGACAAGATTGCTGTCGGTCATCAAGTCAACCAGACTGTTGTCATTTGGAAGCGTGATGTTCAGACAGGCAAGATTGTCACTGAGCAGGAAGGCGGAAAGTTGGCACAGATCAAGCTCACGGGTGATGTCGTTGCTACAGTTTGGGATGAGTGAGGTCTTTGTTGATAAGTCAATAACTTGTTTTTAGAATTGAGACTGCTTAAGTGTTCTACTATATTCCACTGCTTTCAAATGCCAAGTTCCTCGAATGACAAAACCTTATAATTCTATCTTCACTGCTGTTCCTGCGCTAACGATATCTCCATTTGTTTCTTCTCTCAAATACTGCCTGAAACAGGGCATTCAGAGCCCGAATGTCCGCTACTTCAGCAGGATCGCTATCGATCCATTCATCGTCCGTACCAACATACCTCATTCCGAATCCTTCCCCGGATTCGAACTTATGAAATGGCCAGTGATTCTGCTCAATAAAAGGCGTATATCCGTTTTGCACATCGGTTAATGTCTCGTCTAAGGTAGTGGCTGCGTCGTCTCCCTGGCCATATACCTCCGGGTATGTGTCCCAAGCGATACTCAACTCGATGAGATGTGGCAGGCGATCACGAATGTTATTGAATATTGTTTCCCATCTTAAATCAAAGGTAAAAAAGTCTGATCTGGCATATTGATGGCCAACGAACCATGGTCGACCATCAAATCTCTCCCAGTCTTGCGTGTCGACGCTCCATCTGTGTATCGTATTTGGCAGAAAGTGGAAATGAGTGACAATTGTGCAGAAGTATAATTGAAGACGTGTCAATGTCGTTTGGTTAAGGATCCAGTCGAATTGATCATAGTGACCGATGTTGAAGGATTCCAGCTTCAGTGTTTTCAGTTTCGGAAACACAAGACTCTTGCCTCTAAACCCGGATTTAAATAGACCCCAATCCCAAGCAGACGTCAGAGTGAGCTCCACCAGTTGATCCATGACAGGAACCAATATTGTATGTTCAAGAATCGGTTCAAAATTGATCTTGTTCATACGAACAAAATCGCCGGGGCTACTGATGTCGTTTTGTAGCATTTCAATATGCAAGCGCTCGACGCCCTTGAAAAGGCCCCTAATGAGCGTCTCGGGCAGACGGTGATCCCGAAAGTTGGTCAGTTTAATCTCCCGAATAGGTGATAATATATCAGGGGCCTAAACTGCTACTATTAGAAGAAGTAATATAGTCACTATTAGATCGCAGAgaagtcttaataatatagttaattagaaggtattaataataataatactcgttggctagccgggagggggtgccaactaagcaagcttagttggccacaaaagtatgagacaaggcgaaaagtgtgagacaaccccgcacaggctgctgtcgcaaaatcatgacttttgcccgccaaaaccaatgatttctaggacatcaatcagtaaaaaagtcatatatcacgtccatcaaaattatgccctcacaatcaaatctgagagctgctcaggccgttgttctttcacgccagcgacttcgccgcggtctcaatcgtgatgctgccggccgccgaaagaagccactgactcttcgtgctgctgaagctcgatatgccggctctgctcgtgcatctatcggccgcatcgtcaagagacttgaggctgcgaataccgtagattatgaggatgttgtcgatcctaagatggggcgcccgcggcaactcacggatgaggaagaagaagctatcgtgtgttatatcatctggatggaaaagtcaggcctgcctgcctccaagtgggaaatagaagatgcagcacttactctgcggcgccgccgtgatcctgatgcgagacctgtgagcaagatgtggtactctcgcttccgcgatgatcatcctgagcttgcgaaatcgatattgaagtcgagagaagcttcgcgtgccgaatatgaggaaggcggcgttgatgatacgaaggagtggttccaacgcctcagcgatgtgatgacgaagtacaatatcggtgcatcagagacctggaatgcagatgaagcaggagttagagtcggaatgctacgagataagatggaatgcctcgttgtacgcaccaagaagaagtcagcaacagaggtattttctccgcaagatcgcgagacttgcacagtcatcggctcaggcaacgcagccggcgcaacaacgcccccctggctgatcttcaagtcgttgccaacgcttgagtgggcgttcattgaaggcgatcctgatatgcgcttcgctcagtcagactcggcattctcaagtgcggcgataacgctcgagtgggcgaagcacttcaaccgatgctcgtgggagaaatctgctactgtacagaaacgtcagcttgattttgaagagtggtttgggtgtaatgagcaccttcaggatacaaataaccgcttggttactcacgatatgcctcccgcggcgaggcgttgcggaagggaaatcttacctttggccggcgtgcctttgcaggagcttttcaggtatgtgccttcttaatcagccttcaccgaaaaaggccccttttctcaccaaaatcaggagatctttaatgaaggcttcactgccgctcacatcatctcgggcttccaaaaaacgggcatctaccctcccacagaccgacctgccatagaatatcttctcaggaagcagctcaagaagaagaagaccttcacgcctgctcatttctcacttcttccctcagatatgcgatttcacgccgcttccagcaccgccgagaccatcggcgagcgatatcacgatatcctcagttctcctacgctcgcagggctccggcacattcgcaacatcgttcatgaagctgtggtgcttgaggatgttatcaaaagtacgtggatgatcgaagaactcgcatcgaaaagcggtatcacgagagaaagcgaggccgccgcgcaaagactgtctctgaccttattcctacagtatcgctgcaagatctgcgagatcaacaagaggaggctatcgccgacgataagaagaagcaacataagcagggtatacgattcacacgatctgtcatcatcaaggagatgaaccgcctcaaggatgagtggcgagagaataaagaagttatcgtcaacggcataccaaagaggctgcagttcaagcagtggttggagcacacagggaagcaatatgactatttatctatggatacacagcgttcacaaatgactcaagcactgaaagaagagactgacggctatatgatagatacacaactccctgatgatgtgcgtgaagctatccgcaaggcacagtatgccgcgaagcccctcagcgccgttgatctcaccggcctccctcacagtgatgatacggtcactttcaacctcacacaagcacacgagcacgaggaaatggatgaagaagacgagattcttcctgtaattgaagtcgccggcggcagcgaagtcgagatgccctcatcgccgccctgtgcacctgactctgagtcatcactacctacacttccctcaactccttgtccctatcaacaccacacgcagcttcatgagtcacttcgtgatatcatcaggggaataagaacggcacaagaagatagccttattggctaagaaaacagatatacggcacattttggcagggaagctgtttcccttgccagagcatcaccagagccgtcgcagtcatttctcccactctgaaatagccaataaatcaatagaagcttcaaactacgccttttcatcagtttgagcctattttgacaagatttgagtgtcatttgattgaaaaaaatggtattttggtgcaaatcacgccaagtgggcatcttccgggatgtctcacacttttcgccttgtctcatacttttgtggccaactaagcttgcttagttggcaccccctcccggctagccaacgagtaaatgAATTTTGTGGAAATATGATTGGTCTGAACGGCTGTACGTATCGCTTTGACTGCTTATCGACCTGCCTTATCGACAACTTCCCATTGGCTCTTCGATTTTGAACGTCTTGGTTCAAAAAGACTTCAATCGTGTCACTCTCACAAATATCCCAGTGATCATACCCATGGAGCCAATTATGGAACAGACAAAATGCTTGTATCGCATGAAGACTACAGCTAATGGACATGGTCTGTTTGCTACTAGGCTGATAAAAGCTGGCACGCGCATCATTCACGAGAAAGCCCTCTTGACAATCTCGCAAGCTGAAGCAAAAGTCAACAATGAATACAGATGTGTCATCGATcaagcatcacgattgagtgCAGACCAAAGAAACAGGCTCATGACTTTATATCATAACCCCAAGAAACTTGCagagttttcttttctgAAAGGTCAGCTATGTCCCGGAACCAACATTGACTGCAGTCTGATTCTGGCAAGGTTTTACACCAACGCTGCGAGTATAACTGCAGGGGGGGTAGATTGTGGCCTCTTCGCGGA
This Fusarium poae strain DAOMC 252244 chromosome 3, whole genome shotgun sequence DNA region includes the following protein-coding sequences:
- a CDS encoding hypothetical protein (SECRETED:SignalP(1-18)), translating into MHTKTLGVVLGSAALANAVNLFVADYGGNLSTLKLTETQNGHDLAVSSASRGCQPSPSWLTLDKKNNVLYCYERGGQNPTGSLNSFTIGNNGALTTVSRVKAPREGVAGEIITGTNGKRGYFGASYIPGVASVFALGEQGAISGTEPLQQVSSTIEKIGPIPSRQEAAHLHHVIIDPTGKYVITPDLGGDVCRVWSFDKDKLAPIAEVGSLKAPAGSGPRHGFFKVTKAGETFFIFNGELDQKVYSYRVKYTRTGLSFTKVFEITSLNAAFPPNTAPISEIAMSPDERFVVVSNREKSFATSIEARSGPSDTLTTFLIKDNGTLEPVQAAPSGGWLPRQFSFNKAGDKIAVGHQVNQTVVIWKRDVQTGKIVTEQEGGKLAQIKLTGDVVATVWDE